In Candidatus Endomicrobium procryptotermitis, the DNA window TACCCCACAAAAGTTTCGGTAATAATCCCCGTTTACAATGTAGAACCATATTTAAGGCAATGCTTGGACAGCATACTAAACCAAACGTTAAAAGATATAGAAATCATCTGCATCAATGATGGTTCTACTGATAAATGCTTAGATATTTTGCGTCAATATGAAAAAATAGATGACAGAATTATAATTATAGACCAA includes these proteins:
- a CDS encoding glycosyltransferase family 2 protein, whose translation is MYPTKVSVIIPVYNVEPYLRQCLDSILNQTLKDIEIICINDGSTDKCLDILRQYEKIDDRIIIIDQ